From Bacteroidia bacterium, the proteins below share one genomic window:
- a CDS encoding bifunctional oligoribonuclease/PAP phosphatase NrnA yields MKKLIPLIQQSPSKNIVITTHHKPDGDAMGSTLALYNFLKNIGLQATVITPTDYADFLTWLPGNEFVVLYPNDVEKCNQLIVNADFIFCLDFNKLSRINEMGVEVENSKAMKILIDHHQEAQQFDDMQWWDSKATSTCELIFKLILTEGYSNKIDVNVATCIYTGMMTDTGGFRFRGVSSETHVIIAALLKTGIVPADIHSKVFDSFTADRLRLIGFALSERMEVLNEYNTVLIYLTQEDLKRFNVKTGDTEGLVNYGLGIEGMVLSALIIDRTVMIKMSFRSKGEFDVNAFAKKLFGGGGHINAAGASSNHPLQEVITTFKESLKEYKTQLK; encoded by the coding sequence TTGAAAAAATTAATACCACTCATACAGCAATCGCCTTCAAAGAATATTGTAATTACAACACATCACAAACCGGATGGTGATGCAATGGGTTCTACCTTGGCGTTATACAATTTTCTCAAAAATATAGGACTGCAAGCAACTGTTATTACACCAACTGATTATGCAGATTTTTTGACTTGGTTGCCGGGTAATGAATTTGTTGTTTTATATCCGAATGATGTTGAAAAGTGTAATCAATTAATCGTAAATGCGGATTTTATTTTTTGTCTTGACTTTAATAAGTTGTCAAGAATCAATGAAATGGGGGTGGAGGTTGAGAATTCCAAGGCAATGAAAATCCTGATTGACCATCATCAAGAAGCACAGCAATTTGATGATATGCAATGGTGGGATTCAAAAGCAACTTCTACTTGCGAGCTGATATTTAAACTCATTTTGACGGAAGGATATTCTAATAAGATAGATGTCAATGTTGCAACCTGCATCTATACAGGGATGATGACTGATACGGGTGGATTCAGGTTTAGAGGTGTGAGTTCGGAAACGCATGTAATTATTGCCGCATTATTAAAAACAGGAATAGTGCCTGCTGATATTCACTCAAAAGTGTTTGATAGTTTTACTGCTGATAGGCTTAGGTTGATTGGGTTTGCACTGTCTGAGCGTATGGAAGTGTTAAACGAATATAATACGGTGTTGATTTACTTGACACAAGAGGACTTGAAGAGATTTAACGTAAAAACAGGCGATACAGAAGGTTTGGTTAATTATGGACTCGGAATAGAAGGCATGGTTTTATCAGCATTAATTATTGACAGAACTGTTATGATAAAGATGAGTTTTCGTTCCAAAGGCGAATTTGATGTAAATGCTTTTGCAAAAAAATTGTTTGGAGGCGGAGGACATATTAATGCTGCCGGAGCCAGCAGTAATCATCCACTACAAGAAGTGATAACTACGTTTAAAGAAAGTTTAAAAGAATATAAAACACAACTCAAATGA
- a CDS encoding FKBP-type peptidyl-prolyl cis-trans isomerase, which translates to MKRQHSNWLVIIALVLAASCGTKSGFEKTKDGLQFKYLFRSDSKVLPQLGQILFINYIIKTEDDSTLFSTYDDLKRQDRIELQEPTFKGGDIFSALAMMSEGDSMAFLISADSFYLKTRQEGQLPSNIKTGSFLQFVIKLEKIVNAQDYDALKNRERYERLIKEVGEIDSFFKAKGWKDTKLDNGIRYYITEHTEGKQAKLNSEVEFHYVGTLLENGVEFVNSYLAGGRARFIVGDEDIKPEAMNYMVMQLREGEKATFVVPFDLAFGEYGVANLVPPYATVIYEIFLVKVKE; encoded by the coding sequence ATGAAACGACAACACAGCAATTGGTTGGTAATAATCGCATTGGTTTTGGCAGCATCTTGCGGCACAAAATCAGGTTTTGAAAAAACCAAAGACGGACTTCAATTTAAGTATCTATTTAGAAGTGATAGCAAGGTTTTGCCACAATTAGGACAAATTTTGTTTATCAATTATATCATTAAAACAGAGGATGACAGCACTTTGTTCAGCACCTATGACGATTTGAAGCGTCAAGACAGAATAGAGTTACAAGAGCCTACATTCAAAGGTGGAGATATTTTTAGTGCATTAGCGATGATGTCAGAAGGAGATAGTATGGCATTTCTTATTTCGGCAGATTCTTTCTATCTCAAAACCAGACAAGAAGGACAGCTCCCTTCAAACATCAAGACAGGGTCTTTCTTGCAATTTGTTATCAAACTCGAAAAGATTGTTAATGCACAAGATTATGACGCACTGAAAAACAGAGAACGCTATGAAAGATTGATAAAGGAAGTGGGTGAAATAGATAGCTTTTTTAAAGCAAAAGGTTGGAAAGACACCAAACTTGACAATGGAATAAGATATTACATAACCGAACATACAGAAGGCAAGCAAGCCAAGTTGAACAGCGAAGTAGAATTTCACTATGTAGGAACATTATTAGAAAACGGAGTTGAATTTGTAAACTCCTATTTAGCTGGTGGCAGAGCAAGGTTTATTGTTGGTGATGAGGATATTAAACCGGAAGCCATGAATTATATGGTAATGCAACTGCGAGAGGGCGAAAAAGCAACATTCGTTGTGCCATTTGATCTTGCATTTGGCGAATATGGCGTAGCGAACCTTGTACCACCCTATGCAACCGTTATTTATGAAATCTTCTTGGTAAAAGTGAAGGAATAG
- a CDS encoding T9SS type A sorting domain-containing protein yields MSEGLHYFVGFNTGLNPITQPIISLYRNPANNILHIAGLIENNLYRIYNMLGVEVSTGYSNGNSLYVADLPKGVYLLQIQTKSSVLQSRFVKK; encoded by the coding sequence TTGTCTGAAGGTTTGCACTATTTTGTTGGATTCAATACAGGATTAAATCCTATAACTCAACCAATTATTTCTCTATACCGCAACCCTGCAAACAACATTCTTCATATAGCAGGGTTGATAGAGAATAACCTATACAGAATTTACAACATGTTAGGAGTTGAAGTTTCAACAGGATATAGTAATGGCAACTCCCTGTATGTTGCAGATTTGCCAAAAGGGGTGTATTTACTTCAAATCCAAACCAAGTCAAGTGTTTTACAGTCAAGATTTGTAAAAAAGTAG
- a CDS encoding DUF5004 domain-containing protein, which yields MTKKILSIFMLVSVLTFFTANLSSCKKDETKETNDDGTPGAVDVIIIGSWKVNKVTLKGADVTSTYLSAQKSFDMTFNSNGTCAVKRGGANLPGNYDFNKDKTQLTITYYNDEIERFQIIKSTTTTLVMKMTSGTENHEFTFKKI from the coding sequence ATGACTAAGAAAATTTTATCAATCTTTATGTTGGTTTCTGTGCTGACATTTTTTACTGCAAATCTTTCTTCTTGCAAAAAAGACGAAACGAAAGAAACAAATGATGACGGAACTCCGGGAGCAGTTGATGTTATTATTATTGGCAGTTGGAAAGTAAATAAAGTAACGTTAAAAGGTGCAGATGTAACAAGCACGTATTTGTCAGCACAGAAAAGTTTTGACATGACTTTTAACTCTAATGGAACATGTGCTGTTAAAAGAGGTGGTGCAAATCTTCCGGGTAATTATGACTTTAATAAAGATAAAACACAATTAACCATTACATATTATAATGATGAGATTGAGCGTTTTCAGATTATTAAATCTACCACCACTACTCTTGTGATGAAAATGACTAGCGGAACGGAGAACCACGAATTTACGTTTAAGAAAATCTAA
- the rfbB gene encoding dTDP-glucose 4,6-dehydratase encodes MESPKKILITGGAGFIGSHVIRRFVKNYPQYEIFNLDKLTYAGNLENLLDIESASNYTFLKGDITDETFIAQLFEKHQFDGVIHLAAESHVDRSILAPLEFLKTNILGTAILLQAFKKHGNTSAGLFYHISTDEVYGELHDDGKFLETTPYSPNSPYSASKASSDHFVRAYHRTFGLPVIISNCSNNYGSHQFPEKLIPLFVNNIQNNLPLPVYGKGENVRDWLWVEDHARAIDVIFHNGKVGDTYNIGGNNEWKNIDLVLLMCKLLDDKLGRATGTSQKLITYVKDRAGHDFRYAIDSTKLMSELGWKPSVNFEEGLSLTIDWYLNNRQWLDNVTSGAYQSYYQTQYSNR; translated from the coding sequence ATGGAAAGTCCAAAAAAGATATTAATTACAGGAGGTGCCGGTTTTATTGGCTCTCACGTAATACGCAGGTTTGTCAAAAATTATCCTCAGTATGAAATTTTTAATCTTGACAAGCTGACTTATGCCGGCAATCTCGAAAATTTGCTCGATATAGAAAGTGCAAGTAATTATACTTTTTTAAAAGGTGATATTACTGATGAAACATTCATAGCTCAGCTATTTGAAAAACACCAATTTGACGGAGTGATTCATCTTGCTGCCGAGTCCCATGTGGACAGGTCAATTCTCGCGCCTTTAGAATTTTTGAAAACGAATATCTTAGGAACTGCAATTTTGCTTCAAGCCTTTAAGAAGCATGGCAATACAAGTGCCGGATTGTTCTATCATATCTCTACAGATGAAGTATATGGAGAGTTGCATGATGATGGTAAATTTCTTGAAACTACACCGTATTCTCCAAACTCGCCCTACTCTGCTTCCAAAGCATCCTCAGACCATTTTGTACGCGCATATCATCGCACTTTCGGGCTGCCGGTTATTATTTCAAACTGTTCAAACAATTATGGCTCACACCAGTTCCCGGAAAAGTTAATTCCTTTGTTTGTCAATAATATCCAAAACAATTTACCATTACCTGTTTACGGGAAAGGTGAAAATGTAAGAGATTGGCTCTGGGTGGAAGACCATGCACGCGCAATAGATGTGATTTTTCACAACGGTAAAGTAGGCGACACTTACAATATTGGAGGTAATAACGAATGGAAAAACATTGATTTGGTATTGCTTATGTGTAAACTGTTAGACGATAAATTGGGGAGAGCAACAGGAACATCTCAAAAGCTTATTACCTATGTAAAAGACCGTGCCGGACATGACTTTAGATATGCAATCGATTCAACAAAATTAATGTCAGAACTTGGTTGGAAACCTTCTGTTAATTTTGAAGAAGGATTGTCACTTACCATTGATTGGTATTTAAACAATCGTCAATGGCTTGACAATGTAACCAGCGGGGCTTATCAGAGTTATTACCAAACCCAATATAGCAACAGATAA
- the rfbA gene encoding glucose-1-phosphate thymidylyltransferase RfbA yields MKGIILAGGSGTRLHPLTLAISKQLMPVYDKPMIYYPLSVLMMAGIKEILIISTPHDLPLFEKLLGDGQAIGCSFEYAVQEVPNGLAQAFVIGEKFIGNDKVALILGDNIFFGESLQDLLHSCKEPEGGIVFAYHVSDPQRYGVVEFDNKMNAVSIEEKPLNPKSNFAVPGLYFYDNDVVAISKSLKPSARGEYEITDVNRIYLERKKLKVGLMHRGTAWLDTGTFSSLMQAGQFVQVIEDRQGLKIGCIEEIAWRMGFINDEQLLKVAKPLEKSGYGSYLINLLNNKQWK; encoded by the coding sequence ATGAAAGGGATTATACTTGCCGGAGGATCAGGAACAAGACTACATCCACTCACACTCGCAATCAGCAAACAGTTGATGCCGGTGTATGACAAGCCCATGATTTATTATCCTTTGTCTGTTTTGATGATGGCAGGTATCAAGGAGATATTAATTATTAGCACTCCCCATGATTTGCCATTATTTGAAAAATTGTTGGGAGATGGACAAGCGATCGGTTGTAGTTTTGAATATGCTGTTCAAGAGGTGCCAAACGGACTTGCACAAGCATTTGTTATTGGAGAGAAGTTTATTGGCAATGATAAAGTGGCTTTGATTCTGGGCGACAATATCTTCTTTGGCGAAAGCCTTCAAGATTTATTACATTCTTGCAAAGAACCTGAAGGAGGAATTGTATTTGCATATCACGTGTCAGATCCGCAACGATACGGGGTTGTTGAGTTTGACAATAAGATGAATGCTGTTTCTATTGAAGAAAAACCATTAAATCCCAAATCAAATTTTGCAGTACCGGGTTTATATTTCTATGACAATGATGTGGTTGCAATCAGCAAATCTCTTAAGCCTTCTGCAAGAGGAGAGTATGAAATCACAGATGTGAACAGAATATATTTGGAGAGAAAGAAACTCAAAGTAGGCTTGATGCATCGAGGAACCGCATGGTTAGATACAGGTACTTTTAGTTCACTTATGCAAGCAGGTCAATTTGTTCAAGTGATTGAAGACAGACAAGGATTGAAGATTGGATGTATTGAAGAAATAGCTTGGCGTATGGGTTTTATTAATGATGAACAATTGTTGAAAGTAGCCAAACCGTTAGAAAAATCAGGTTATGGAAGCTATCTGATTAATTTATTAAATAATAAACAATGGAAATAA
- a CDS encoding polysaccharide biosynthesis/export family protein, whose product MEIKKLFPIFLFGLIFVFGGCKKYTSNVMLKTKKDDINWSSEYKKVVDEYKLRPGDKIQFNIYTNLGEAIIDPSGNLVSANTAAPSDNQTTDNGKPEYVISESGFCFFPVIGKVHIAGLRISELDSLLSTNYEKFYNQVYIISRVTNKRVIVLGGNGSKIIPLINYNTSLLEVIALYGGIGNDARAYNIRIVRGDLKNPEITVVNLRTVDDMKNTIVNIKPDDIVYIEPVRQPVLEGLREYREIFYITNSLLTIFLLIDRLK is encoded by the coding sequence ATGGAAATAAAAAAGCTGTTCCCCATTTTTCTCTTTGGGCTGATTTTTGTGTTTGGTGGATGTAAGAAATACACCTCTAATGTGATGCTCAAAACCAAGAAGGACGATATAAATTGGTCTTCTGAATATAAAAAGGTGGTTGACGAGTATAAACTTAGACCCGGAGATAAGATTCAATTCAATATTTATACAAATTTAGGAGAAGCAATTATTGACCCTTCGGGAAATTTAGTGTCTGCAAATACTGCTGCTCCATCCGATAACCAAACCACCGACAATGGTAAGCCTGAATATGTAATTTCAGAATCAGGATTCTGCTTTTTCCCGGTCATTGGTAAGGTGCACATTGCAGGCTTAAGAATTTCTGAGTTAGACAGCTTACTTTCTACTAACTATGAAAAATTTTATAACCAAGTATATATTATCTCAAGAGTAACCAACAAGAGAGTAATCGTTTTAGGTGGAAATGGCAGCAAAATCATACCGCTCATTAATTATAACACAAGTTTATTAGAAGTGATTGCCTTGTATGGCGGTATAGGCAATGATGCTCGTGCCTACAATATCCGCATTGTTAGAGGAGATTTGAAAAACCCCGAAATTACAGTAGTCAATCTCAGAACGGTAGATGACATGAAAAACACAATTGTCAATATTAAACCCGATGATATTGTATATATAGAACCTGTGAGACAGCCCGTTTTAGAAGGATTAAGAGAGTATAGAGAGATTTTCTATATCACCAATTCACTGCTCACCATTTTTTTATTGATTGACAGATTAAAATAA
- a CDS encoding polysaccharide biosynthesis tyrosine autokinase translates to MQEFEEDIQSTSDETGFGGIDVFRLLLVLKKSIVWVILFVLIAVASCYYYLRYAQPIYKASSLIKLDVQSEAADIGMGNVATPFSKQIDNLVGETELIKSSLVASEVADYLDIDISYYAIGNILTTELYRTNPFEVKIVSGSKSDIEDINYYVTFTSDSQFEISANEDDKNASKHNIGDVIEEKGLKFALIWNPDFKGGIGNQKNYFLRFNSKSSLVSYLRAGLEANIAVKEARTISIEFTDFNRTKAIAIVNAFDTVYLKHSLARKQTSQEQTIAFLENQLLETSKKLDDSEKEIEQFVRENKTANPGSEFSTVIQKVQEQQDKKVLLEAQKKQLADILDFIQRDASRDNVFPLVFGIENQQIIDGINKINELYKQRELLKISNKSTTTPFKKIDLEVSIIKSQLLDYVIEYKNSLITQITEINQRIQEFNSSFNELPSLETELNRLKRYQSLYEKFYLSLLDKHIEFQISKAGTVPEFTILSAATSSPKPIHPDKNKIWSYFLLGGIIPGLLLIGARYMLMNLVLDPKAVEKKIKAPVLGLIPSYKKKIDASTLIVDHNPKSSISEALRTIRSNADFLLDEKPNHFIAVTSTVSGEGKTMFAINYAAITALSGKRVIILDFDMRKPKIHIGFNVPNNLGISTILVGQTKWEDAVQHTRIANLDFITSGPTPPNPSELILRKDFDKLIYALFEKYDVVMVDTPPIGLVTDASTIMTKTDLSVYVIRSGYSHNNTISNVNKLYSSKKLNNLSVVINDVKVGSKYGYGYGYGYGYGYGYGYGYYDEDKKPKKSFLKRIFK, encoded by the coding sequence ATGCAGGAATTTGAAGAAGACATACAATCAACATCAGATGAAACCGGGTTTGGAGGGATTGACGTATTCAGGTTGCTGCTTGTACTCAAAAAATCCATAGTCTGGGTGATTCTGTTTGTTTTGATTGCAGTCGCTTCTTGTTACTATTATCTAAGGTATGCACAGCCGATTTATAAAGCATCTTCTTTAATCAAACTTGATGTACAGTCGGAGGCAGCGGATATTGGGATGGGAAATGTGGCAACTCCATTTTCTAAACAAATTGATAACTTGGTCGGAGAGACAGAGTTAATTAAGTCTTCTCTTGTAGCATCAGAGGTTGCCGATTATTTGGATATTGATATTTCCTATTATGCCATTGGTAACATTCTCACAACAGAACTGTACCGTACTAACCCTTTTGAGGTTAAAATTGTATCTGGCAGCAAATCTGACATTGAAGATATAAATTACTATGTAACCTTTACCTCTGATTCGCAATTTGAAATTTCGGCAAATGAGGATGATAAAAATGCCTCAAAACATAATATTGGCGATGTTATAGAGGAGAAAGGGTTAAAGTTTGCTCTTATTTGGAACCCTGATTTTAAAGGGGGAATAGGCAATCAAAAGAATTATTTTTTGAGGTTTAACAGCAAATCTTCTCTTGTTTCCTATTTGAGAGCAGGTTTGGAAGCCAACATTGCAGTAAAAGAAGCAAGGACGATCTCGATTGAATTTACAGATTTTAATAGAACTAAAGCTATTGCAATTGTGAATGCATTTGACACAGTGTATTTGAAACATTCGCTTGCAAGAAAGCAAACTTCGCAAGAGCAAACTATCGCTTTTCTTGAAAATCAGTTACTCGAAACTTCTAAAAAGTTAGATGATTCTGAAAAAGAGATTGAACAATTTGTTAGAGAAAACAAAACAGCAAATCCCGGCTCAGAATTTTCAACTGTGATTCAGAAAGTGCAAGAGCAACAAGATAAAAAAGTATTGCTTGAGGCTCAGAAAAAGCAATTAGCTGATATCTTAGATTTTATTCAACGCGATGCATCTCGGGATAATGTTTTTCCGCTGGTATTTGGCATCGAAAATCAACAAATCATTGATGGCATAAATAAAATCAATGAGCTATACAAACAAAGAGAGTTACTCAAAATATCCAATAAGTCCACAACTACACCATTTAAGAAAATTGATTTAGAAGTATCAATCATAAAATCACAACTGTTGGACTATGTCATTGAATATAAAAATTCTCTCATTACTCAGATTACCGAGATAAATCAACGAATTCAAGAGTTTAACAGTTCATTCAATGAATTGCCAAGCTTAGAAACTGAGTTGAACAGATTAAAAAGATACCAAAGCCTCTATGAGAAATTCTACCTTTCTTTGTTAGATAAGCATATAGAGTTTCAAATTTCCAAAGCCGGTACAGTTCCTGAGTTTACAATCTTGAGTGCAGCCACCTCATCTCCAAAGCCAATACATCCCGACAAGAACAAGATTTGGTCATATTTCCTGTTAGGTGGTATTATTCCGGGTTTGTTGTTAATAGGAGCGCGGTATATGTTAATGAACTTGGTATTAGATCCTAAGGCTGTTGAAAAGAAAATTAAAGCACCGGTACTCGGATTGATTCCGTCTTATAAGAAAAAGATAGATGCATCTACGCTGATTGTAGATCACAATCCTAAGTCTTCTATTAGTGAAGCCTTGAGAACAATCCGCTCCAATGCAGATTTCTTATTGGATGAAAAGCCCAATCATTTTATTGCTGTAACTTCTACAGTCAGCGGAGAAGGTAAAACCATGTTTGCGATTAATTATGCCGCCATTACAGCGTTGAGCGGTAAGAGGGTTATTATCCTCGACTTTGATATGCGCAAACCCAAAATCCATATTGGTTTTAATGTACCAAATAATTTAGGTATCAGCACAATATTGGTTGGTCAAACTAAATGGGAAGATGCAGTGCAGCATACCCGAATCGCAAACTTAGACTTTATTACTTCTGGTCCTACACCGCCAAACCCCTCAGAACTTATTCTAAGAAAGGATTTTGATAAACTTATCTATGCCTTGTTTGAAAAATATGATGTGGTTATGGTTGATACTCCTCCTATTGGTTTGGTTACAGACGCCAGTACTATTATGACCAAAACAGACCTCTCGGTTTATGTAATTCGTTCAGGATATTCTCATAACAATACTATTTCAAACGTCAATAAGTTATACTCAAGCAAGAAACTTAACAATCTGTCGGTTGTTATTAATGATGTTAAAGTTGGAAGTAAGTATGGATATGGATATGGATATGGCTACGGATATGGCTACGGATACGGTTACGGATATTATGATGAAGATAAAAAACCTAAAAAGAGTTTTTTAAAGAGAATCTTTAAATAA
- a CDS encoding capsular biosynthesis protein, translating to MSFFGSFFSKHKLQYSPLTWDMHDHLLFGLDDGSESLENSVLMAKKYVELGYSHITCTPHIITDFYPNTKETIQEKALILQGELQKQSIPLTIDFAAEYFLDVSFIKKLKENEPLLTFAGNHVLVETGFLNMPKNLHDTFFEIFSHGFIPVLAHPDRYVYFHSNFELAEQVFQTGAKFQLNLLSFIGYYSAMSKKFVEWLVEKKYYHFLGTDAHSIKHLDLLPKVWNSKAFSKIDFDRVENLKKPLF from the coding sequence ATGAGTTTTTTCGGATCTTTTTTTTCAAAGCATAAACTACAATATTCTCCTCTCACATGGGATATGCACGACCATTTACTGTTCGGGCTGGACGATGGTTCGGAATCGCTTGAAAACTCGGTTCTGATGGCAAAAAAATATGTAGAACTCGGATATTCTCATATTACTTGTACCCCTCACATTATTACCGACTTCTATCCTAATACAAAAGAAACCATTCAAGAGAAAGCACTCATTCTGCAAGGTGAACTACAGAAACAATCTATTCCGCTTACCATTGATTTTGCTGCAGAATATTTCTTGGATGTTAGTTTTATAAAAAAACTCAAAGAGAATGAGCCTCTGCTAACTTTTGCAGGAAATCATGTTTTGGTTGAAACAGGGTTTTTAAATATGCCAAAAAATTTACATGACACTTTCTTTGAAATCTTTTCTCATGGCTTCATCCCCGTATTGGCACACCCTGACAGATATGTTTATTTTCATTCTAATTTTGAGTTAGCGGAACAAGTTTTTCAAACAGGTGCCAAATTTCAACTCAACTTGCTGTCGTTTATTGGGTATTATTCTGCAATGAGCAAGAAGTTTGTGGAATGGCTTGTTGAAAAGAAATATTACCATTTCTTGGGTACTGATGCCCATAGCATCAAGCATTTAGATTTATTGCCTAAAGTTTGGAATTCTAAAGCATTTTCTAAAATTGATTTTGACAGAGTTGAGAATCTAAAAAAGCCTTTATTTTGA
- a CDS encoding oligosaccharide flippase family protein → MSAIKKLAAQTLTYGVSNIIGRFINVLLLPIYTAYLQSAADFGVVTVVFTLAAFLNIVYTHGMETAFFNFARTDVGEKKSFTAAFNSVLIVSLVLATAGFLFSNSIARMLDYENQAVIFKLLAGFLLFDALSALPFAWLRQQEQSKRYVVIRLVGIFINIGLNLILIPGLLWAYNRQLIAFDPQPYFISFIFWSNFVSSASVFLLLLPIIMKNRTQIPKELWRKMLSFGLPLILVGFAGIVNETLDRILLKILLPVGIADTEVGIYSAFYKISIVITLFIQSFRYAAEPFFFNHTKNENPQKTYAQVMTYFVWVCGFILILTLVFLPIIAKMLIRNQEYFADGRGFAVVPLLLLANLFLGVYYNLSIWYKLSNKTMMGGIIASLGAGLTVVLNMLLIPSLGFVGSAWATLGAYFGMTVISFIVGEKYYPVPYAFGRLTLNFLLLSAICLWFYIASPQPLYMVMAAIAYAAFFWILERPDKNPNFARLFKK, encoded by the coding sequence TTGTCAGCAATCAAAAAATTAGCCGCTCAGACTCTCACCTATGGAGTTTCGAACATCATCGGTAGATTTATCAATGTTCTTTTATTGCCCATTTATACCGCTTATTTGCAATCTGCAGCTGACTTTGGTGTTGTTACCGTTGTTTTTACTTTGGCAGCTTTTCTCAATATTGTTTATACTCATGGTATGGAAACTGCCTTTTTTAACTTCGCCAGAACGGACGTTGGAGAGAAAAAATCTTTTACTGCTGCATTTAATTCAGTGTTGATTGTGAGCCTTGTCTTGGCTACAGCCGGATTCCTTTTTTCAAATAGTATTGCAAGGATGCTGGATTATGAAAATCAAGCAGTTATTTTTAAATTATTAGCAGGCTTTCTATTGTTTGATGCTCTTTCTGCACTTCCTTTTGCATGGTTGAGACAACAAGAACAATCAAAGCGATATGTAGTAATAAGACTAGTCGGTATTTTTATTAATATAGGGCTAAATCTAATTCTTATACCGGGATTATTGTGGGCATACAATCGCCAACTCATTGCATTTGACCCACAACCATATTTTATCAGTTTTATTTTCTGGTCTAATTTTGTTTCAAGTGCCTCTGTGTTTCTGTTGCTACTACCCATCATAATGAAAAACAGAACACAAATCCCTAAGGAACTTTGGCGCAAAATGCTCTCTTTTGGGTTGCCCTTGATTTTGGTTGGGTTTGCAGGCATTGTGAATGAAACCCTTGACCGAATCTTGTTAAAGATACTTTTACCGGTTGGAATTGCAGATACCGAAGTTGGTATTTACAGTGCATTTTATAAAATCAGTATTGTGATAACATTATTTATCCAATCTTTCAGGTATGCAGCAGAGCCGTTCTTTTTTAACCATACAAAAAATGAAAATCCTCAAAAAACCTATGCTCAGGTGATGACCTATTTCGTGTGGGTTTGTGGATTCATCCTCATTTTAACCTTGGTGTTCCTTCCAATTATTGCCAAAATGCTCATACGTAATCAAGAATATTTTGCAGATGGGAGAGGTTTTGCGGTTGTTCCCCTGCTCTTGTTGGCTAATCTGTTTTTGGGAGTATATTACAATCTTTCAATTTGGTATAAACTTTCAAACAAAACCATGATGGGTGGCATTATTGCCTCTTTGGGAGCAGGGCTGACTGTTGTGCTGAATATGCTATTAATACCAAGTCTGGGTTTTGTCGGTTCTGCTTGGGCCACTTTGGGGGCTTATTTCGGTATGACTGTGATTAGCTTTATTGTGGGCGAAAAATATTATCCTGTACCATATGCGTTTGGCAGATTGACACTCAACTTTTTGTTGTTGAGCGCGATATGTCTTTGGTTTTATATCGCATCTCCTCAGCCCTTATACATGGTAATGGCTGCTATTGCTTATGCAGCCTTTTTCTGGATTCTTGAAAGACCCGATAAAAACCCTAATTTTGCACGACTTTTTAAAAAATAA
- the dut gene encoding dUTP diphosphatase translates to MAVINIINKSNNPLPSYQTEGSAGMDLMAFLENDIVIEPNKTALIPTGLFFELPQDMEAQIRPRSGLAFKHGITVLNAPGTIDSDYRGEIKVLLINHSDISFSIKNGERIAQAVFARVEQIKWRESNELNQTERGAGGYGHTGK, encoded by the coding sequence ATGGCGGTAATCAATATTATAAATAAATCAAATAATCCCCTACCTTCTTATCAAACAGAAGGTTCTGCCGGTATGGATTTAATGGCTTTTTTGGAAAATGATATCGTAATAGAACCCAACAAAACAGCATTGATACCCACAGGTTTGTTTTTTGAATTGCCACAAGATATGGAAGCCCAAATTCGCCCTCGTAGCGGATTGGCTTTTAAACATGGGATTACTGTTCTAAACGCACCCGGCACCATTGACAGTGATTACAGAGGAGAAATAAAGGTATTACTTATTAACCATTCGGATATTTCTTTTTCAATTAAAAATGGCGAACGTATTGCACAAGCTGTTTTTGCTCGTGTTGAGCAAATCAAATGGCGAGAAAGCAACGAACTTAACCAAACAGAAAGAGGTGCCGGTGGATACGGACATACAGGTAAATAA